In Nocardioides dokdonensis FR1436, the following are encoded in one genomic region:
- the wecB gene encoding non-hydrolyzing UDP-N-acetylglucosamine 2-epimerase encodes MKVMTVVGTRPEIIRLARVIHRLDHTEGIEHVLVHTGQNYDHNLNEVFFQDLGLRAPDHYMGVDTSSLGTVLGGVLMRTEKVLLEEKPDAMLVLGDTNSCIATVMGKRMRIPTYHMEAGNRCFDENVPEETNRRLVDHVADFNLAYTEHARRNLLAEGLHPRRMMVTGSPMREVLETFRAQIDSSDVLKRLGLASRDYFLVSAHREENVDLPDRLEKLLACLVAVRETFGRRIIVSTHPRTRNRLEMLKTELELSGIDFMEPFGFHDYNKLQIEAACVLSDSGTIAEESSILGFPAVTLRDSIERPEALDSGSILMSGLEISDVVRSVGLAMADGAITSSCPAGYEVHDTSRRVVRFISSTAGRHHQWAGIRR; translated from the coding sequence ATGAAGGTCATGACCGTCGTCGGCACCCGCCCCGAAATTATCCGTTTAGCACGCGTGATCCACCGACTCGACCACACTGAGGGCATCGAGCACGTGCTCGTGCACACCGGTCAGAACTACGACCACAACCTCAACGAGGTCTTCTTCCAGGACTTGGGGCTGCGAGCACCAGACCATTACATGGGAGTGGACACCTCCAGTCTGGGCACGGTGCTAGGCGGTGTGCTGATGAGGACTGAGAAAGTACTGCTGGAAGAGAAACCCGACGCGATGCTGGTGCTCGGAGACACAAACTCTTGCATCGCGACAGTGATGGGTAAGCGGATGCGCATTCCGACTTATCACATGGAGGCGGGTAATCGTTGCTTCGATGAGAACGTGCCGGAGGAAACGAACCGTCGGCTCGTTGATCACGTCGCCGATTTCAACCTTGCCTACACCGAGCATGCACGCCGCAACCTATTGGCTGAGGGACTGCATCCCCGGCGCATGATGGTGACCGGCTCGCCGATGCGGGAGGTGCTCGAAACGTTCCGCGCGCAGATTGACAGTTCCGATGTCTTGAAAAGGCTCGGCCTTGCATCGAGGGACTACTTCCTCGTCAGCGCACATCGCGAGGAGAATGTCGACCTGCCCGACCGTCTCGAGAAACTACTGGCCTGCCTTGTGGCCGTGCGCGAAACGTTTGGCAGGCGCATAATTGTGTCTACGCACCCTCGAACCCGCAACCGTCTCGAAATGTTGAAAACCGAACTGGAGTTGTCAGGAATTGACTTTATGGAACCTTTCGGCTTCCACGACTATAATAAGTTGCAGATCGAGGCCGCTTGCGTTCTTTCCGATTCAGGGACGATTGCAGAGGAATCGTCGATCCTAGGATTCCCCGCTGTAACGTTGCGTGATTCTATCGAGCGTCCAGAAGCGCTCGATAGTGGCTCAATTCTTATGTCCGGCCTTGAAATCAGCGATGTAGTGCGTTCGGTCGGACTCGCGATGGCCGACGGAGCCATCACTTCGTCGTGTCCCGCCGGGTACGAGGTCCATGACACCAGTCGCCGAGTAGTGCGCTTTATTTCGTCGACCGCGGGACGGCATCATCAATGGGCTGGAATTCGTAGGTGA
- a CDS encoding IS3 family transposase, with amino-acid sequence MTARPPHHQVVAYLDAHRHDVVDGREVGVEPICAALKEAGVQIAPSSYYAAKTRPPSARAVRDADLGEDIKTAHKANLGVYGARKIHAELNREGVRVARCTVERLMRAEGLRGIPREKTRKTTFGDGAETERPEDLVNRKFVATGPNQLWVADLTYVRTHAGWTYVAFVLDVFSRMIVGWQVSTSLRTDLALDALDMGLWTRQRAGHDVTGLVHHSDRGVQYRAIRYTERLAEAEAVASVGSKGDSYDNAMAEALNSLFKAECIRNPVMRPKGGWKSVGDVEIAVAEYVDWFNHRRLHGEIGLVPPAEYETTHWARRQTRITPENYPETPVPTGAGSK; translated from the coding sequence TTGACAGCTCGACCGCCCCACCACCAAGTAGTCGCCTACCTCGACGCCCACCGCCACGACGTGGTCGACGGGCGCGAGGTCGGGGTCGAGCCGATCTGCGCTGCACTCAAGGAAGCCGGCGTGCAGATCGCCCCGAGCAGCTACTACGCCGCCAAGACGAGGCCACCCTCGGCACGTGCGGTTCGTGACGCTGACCTGGGCGAGGACATCAAGACCGCCCACAAGGCGAACCTCGGTGTCTACGGTGCCCGCAAGATCCACGCCGAGCTCAACCGCGAAGGCGTGCGGGTGGCACGGTGCACCGTCGAGCGCCTCATGCGAGCCGAGGGCCTGCGCGGGATCCCGCGCGAGAAGACCCGCAAGACCACGTTCGGTGACGGCGCGGAGACCGAGCGTCCGGAGGACCTCGTGAACCGCAAGTTCGTCGCCACCGGTCCGAATCAGCTGTGGGTGGCCGATCTGACTTACGTCCGCACGCACGCCGGGTGGACCTACGTCGCGTTCGTCCTCGACGTCTTCAGCAGGATGATCGTGGGCTGGCAGGTGTCCACCAGCCTGCGCACCGACCTCGCCCTAGATGCCCTGGACATGGGGCTGTGGACCCGACAGCGGGCCGGCCACGACGTCACCGGTCTCGTGCACCATTCGGACAGAGGAGTCCAGTATCGAGCGATCCGCTACACCGAGCGGCTGGCCGAAGCCGAGGCCGTTGCGTCGGTCGGCTCGAAGGGCGATTCCTACGATAACGCGATGGCTGAGGCGTTGAACTCGCTGTTCAAGGCCGAGTGCATCCGCAACCCCGTCATGCGACCCAAGGGCGGCTGGAAGAGCGTCGGTGACGTCGAGATCGCCGTCGCCGAGTACGTCGACTGGTTCAACCACCGACGCCTTCACGGCGAGATCGGGCTCGTCCCACCAGCCGAGTACGAGACCACCCACTGGGCACGACGGCAGACCAGGATCACGCCAGAGAACTACCCTGAAACACCCGTCCCGACCGGGGCTGGTTCCAAGTAA
- the istB gene encoding IS21-like element helper ATPase IstB, whose product MTTPTGKVRGSDLFSEVAFLARELKTPVINETFAVLGDQARAEGWSHEEYLAAVLGRQVASRTANGTRMRIAAAHFPAIKTMEDFTFDHVPAATRDLVAHLATTTFIAKRDNVVLLGPPGTGKTHLAIALAIKAAEASYPVAFDSATGWITRLAAAHEQGHLERELRKLNRYRLLVIDEVGYLPFDTAAASLFFQLIASRYETGSVVVTSNLAFSRWGETLGDDVVAAATIDRLVHHAQVIALDGESYRTRGHRTGPPPATRTKTI is encoded by the coding sequence ATGACCACACCCACCGGCAAGGTAAGGGGCAGCGACCTGTTCAGTGAGGTCGCGTTCCTGGCTCGTGAGCTCAAGACCCCGGTGATCAACGAGACCTTCGCTGTCCTGGGCGACCAGGCCCGCGCCGAGGGCTGGTCGCACGAGGAGTACCTCGCGGCCGTGCTGGGCCGCCAGGTCGCCTCACGCACCGCGAATGGGACCCGGATGCGGATCGCGGCGGCGCACTTCCCCGCGATCAAGACCATGGAGGACTTCACCTTCGACCACGTCCCTGCCGCGACCCGCGACTTGGTCGCGCACCTGGCCACCACCACGTTCATCGCCAAGCGCGACAACGTCGTGCTCCTCGGGCCGCCCGGGACCGGGAAGACGCACCTGGCGATCGCGTTGGCGATCAAGGCCGCCGAGGCCTCCTACCCGGTCGCGTTCGACTCCGCGACCGGGTGGATCACCCGCCTGGCCGCTGCCCACGAGCAAGGCCACCTCGAGCGCGAGCTGCGCAAGCTCAACCGCTACCGGCTGCTGGTGATCGACGAGGTCGGTTACCTGCCCTTCGACACCGCCGCCGCGTCGCTGTTCTTCCAGCTCATCGCCAGCCGCTACGAGACCGGCTCGGTCGTGGTCACCTCGAACCTGGCGTTCTCACGCTGGGGCGAGACCCTCGGCGACGACGTTGTCGCCGCAGCCACCATCGACCGCCTCGTCCACCACGCCCAGGTCATCGCCCTGGACGGCGAGTCATACCGCACCCGCGGACACCGAACCGGGCCACCCCCGGCCACGCGCACCAAGACCATCTAG
- the istA gene encoding IS21 family transposase, translated as MIMTEDWAEIRRLHKSEQMSIKAIVRKTGLARNTVRAALASDTPPKYERAAVGSMLDAYEPRIRALLAEFPSMPATVIAERIGWANSSSVLRAKVAQLRPLYAPSDPADRTSYVAGEIVQCDLWFPGKGIPVDVHAGSKTATWVGGRPAVDLPVLTMVAAFSGFIMATLLPSRKTGDLVAGMWQLLTGLGGVPKMLVWDNEAGIGQHHRLTLGARSFAGTLGTRIYQTAARDPEAKGIVERANGFLETSFMPGREFDSPHDYNTQLTSWLPRANARMLRRTGQQPGVRVTADVAAMGALPPIAPSVGTTVRVRLGRDYYVRIAGNDYSVDPGVIGRFVDVHAGLDTVTITCAGTSVGVHQRCWSTHQTITDPVHVDTAAGLRTAFQARTAGMRGPATRPVSGLGAVVGVRALSDYDALFDLAPAVTDEVAVAARARLEVVR; from the coding sequence GTGATCATGACTGAGGACTGGGCTGAGATTCGACGGCTGCACAAGTCGGAGCAGATGAGCATCAAGGCCATCGTGCGAAAGACCGGCTTGGCGAGGAACACGGTGCGTGCCGCGTTGGCCTCGGATACGCCGCCGAAGTACGAGCGGGCTGCGGTGGGGTCGATGCTCGACGCCTACGAGCCACGGATCCGGGCTTTGCTGGCGGAGTTCCCCTCGATGCCGGCCACGGTGATCGCCGAGCGGATCGGGTGGGCGAACTCGTCCTCGGTGCTGCGGGCGAAAGTCGCCCAACTGCGTCCGCTGTATGCCCCCAGCGATCCCGCGGACCGTACGAGCTATGTCGCGGGAGAGATCGTGCAGTGCGACCTGTGGTTCCCCGGCAAGGGCATCCCTGTCGATGTCCACGCTGGGTCCAAGACCGCGACCTGGGTCGGCGGGCGGCCCGCGGTGGATCTGCCGGTGTTGACGATGGTCGCGGCGTTCTCGGGTTTCATCATGGCCACGCTGTTGCCGTCCAGGAAGACCGGCGATCTGGTGGCCGGGATGTGGCAGCTCCTGACGGGCCTGGGCGGGGTCCCCAAGATGCTGGTGTGGGACAACGAGGCCGGCATCGGCCAGCACCACCGCCTGACCCTGGGCGCCAGGTCGTTCGCCGGCACGCTGGGCACCCGGATCTATCAGACCGCGGCACGTGACCCCGAAGCCAAGGGGATCGTCGAGCGGGCCAACGGATTCCTGGAGACCTCCTTCATGCCTGGACGCGAGTTCGACTCCCCGCACGACTACAACACCCAGCTCACCAGCTGGCTGCCGCGCGCGAATGCTCGGATGCTGCGCCGCACCGGCCAGCAGCCCGGCGTCCGGGTCACGGCCGATGTCGCCGCGATGGGGGCACTGCCGCCGATCGCGCCGTCGGTGGGCACCACGGTCCGGGTCCGGCTGGGCCGCGACTACTACGTGCGCATCGCCGGGAACGACTACTCGGTCGACCCGGGCGTGATCGGCCGGTTCGTCGATGTCCACGCCGGCCTGGACACCGTCACGATCACCTGCGCCGGCACCAGCGTGGGAGTCCACCAGCGGTGCTGGTCGACCCACCAGACGATCACCGACCCGGTCCACGTGGACACTGCTGCCGGGCTACGCACCGCGTTCCAAGCCCGCACCGCTGGCATGCGTGGCCCCGCCACAAGGCCGGTGTCCGGACTCGGTGCGGTCGTCGGCGTGCGGGCGTTGAGCGACTACGACGCGCTGTTCGACCTGGCCCCGGCAGTCACCGACGAGGTCGCTGTGGCCGCGCGTGCGCGACTGGAGGTCGTGCGATGA
- a CDS encoding O-antigen ligase family protein: MRRRDITLLPHPLIVVSSISTVFMVVAGARDSGAIAETSAAGVGGASHLAIGASMVVTFAIHLVMLSKAQRVSWRTLHIAAMLVSVYLIVDSGSRGGLIAVGVCSLAVFFGGGVLRTRPILTILFIGSTVAAWRFVSALEVESVGVAKIQGSLGQDEARTYLYTQAWDQFLEHPIFGSGVGSFSARLDYFIYPHNLILELIVDFGIFGALALVWGAIWSTRALRRGFSSNELGGAMLGGIFTVILASLMFSGSYLTVGNLWLVGIALRLIGDREVNVNDISHTGAKVGP; the protein is encoded by the coding sequence ATGCGACGACGGGACATTACGCTGCTACCGCACCCGTTGATCGTAGTCAGCAGCATCTCAACGGTATTCATGGTTGTAGCGGGGGCGCGAGATTCGGGGGCTATCGCAGAGACTTCTGCCGCCGGAGTCGGCGGCGCCTCACACCTTGCTATCGGTGCATCAATGGTCGTGACCTTTGCCATTCATTTGGTCATGTTGAGCAAGGCCCAGCGCGTGAGTTGGAGGACTTTGCATATAGCAGCCATGCTCGTGTCTGTTTACTTAATAGTCGATTCGGGATCCCGAGGGGGACTTATTGCCGTAGGTGTTTGTTCGCTAGCGGTATTCTTTGGTGGAGGGGTACTGCGGACTCGTCCAATTTTGACCATCCTCTTCATCGGATCGACTGTGGCGGCCTGGCGGTTTGTGAGCGCCTTGGAAGTTGAAAGTGTGGGCGTGGCAAAGATTCAGGGTTCGCTCGGCCAAGACGAAGCAAGAACCTACTTGTATACGCAAGCGTGGGACCAGTTCCTCGAACATCCTATATTCGGTAGCGGTGTCGGAAGTTTTTCTGCAAGGTTGGACTACTTCATTTACCCTCACAATTTGATTCTCGAATTGATTGTAGATTTTGGAATTTTCGGCGCCTTGGCGCTGGTGTGGGGTGCCATTTGGAGTACGCGCGCGTTGCGTCGTGGATTTTCTAGCAATGAACTCGGAGGCGCAATGCTGGGGGGGATCTTTACAGTAATTCTTGCGAGCTTGATGTTTTCCGGCAGTTACCTGACGGTTGGGAATCTTTGGTTGGTGGGCATCGCTCTCCGTCTGATCGGTGACCGCGAAGTGAATGTGAATGACATCTCACATACAGGTGCGAAAGTCGGCCCGTGA
- a CDS encoding glycosyltransferase, with the protein MTIWADLTQGHQQDAVKDLLTLGFQPLSNVLHNEGIHIVVLGRAPATPALVEAAEGLPCVFVDWVTDLQAALSSSDVILLPDTVGTGLKNRSIQALGSGACAVGTTVAFEGTDVLDGIHAVVRNAPHMLAESALALTVESHAHRAALSQAARKFVDANYSPEGVLDQWVELYREAMHLAEQYGQGSPPRQSVV; encoded by the coding sequence ATGACGATCTGGGCTGACTTAACACAGGGCCATCAGCAGGACGCCGTGAAGGACCTGCTCACCCTGGGATTCCAACCGCTGTCGAACGTTCTCCATAACGAGGGAATCCACATAGTGGTTCTCGGGCGAGCCCCAGCCACCCCGGCATTGGTCGAGGCCGCTGAAGGCTTGCCGTGTGTGTTCGTAGATTGGGTGACGGATTTACAAGCAGCGCTCTCGTCGTCTGACGTAATACTCCTTCCCGACACAGTGGGCACCGGACTCAAGAACAGGTCGATACAAGCTTTAGGCAGCGGAGCCTGCGCGGTCGGCACCACGGTCGCTTTCGAGGGAACCGATGTTTTAGACGGGATTCATGCCGTCGTCCGGAATGCCCCTCACATGCTGGCTGAGTCCGCTCTGGCTCTGACTGTCGAGAGCCACGCTCACAGAGCCGCCCTGTCACAGGCGGCGCGAAAGTTTGTTGATGCGAATTATTCGCCGGAAGGAGTTCTTGATCAGTGGGTGGAGCTTTACCGTGAGGCAATGCATCTGGCTGAGCAATACGGACAGGGGTCACCACCCCGCCAGTCGGTGGTGTAA